Proteins from a genomic interval of Gordonia sp. SL306:
- the clpB gene encoding ATP-dependent chaperone ClpB, producing the protein MDSFNPTTKTQAALSTAVQAAAAAGNSDVRPAHILVALLDQSDGIAAPLLKAVGVDPSTVRAQAQGLVDRAPTVASASAQPQLSRESIAAITAAQQLAGELSDEYVSTEHILVGLATGDSDTAKLLANAGATPQALQEAFVAVRGNARVTTPDPEQTYQALEKYSTDLTAAAREGKLDPVIGRDTEIRRVVQVLSRRTKNNPVLIGEPGVGKTAIVEGLAQRIIAGDVPESLRNKTVISLDMGSMVAGAKYRGEFEERLKAVLDEIKGSAGQVITFIDELHTIVGAGATGDSAMDAGNMIKPMLARGELRLVGATTLEEYRQYIEKDAALERRFQQVYVGEPTVEDTIGILRGLKDRYEVHHGVRITDSALVSAATLSDRYITARFLPDKAIDLVDEAASRLRMEIDSRPVEIDEVERIVRRLEVEEVALEKETDAASKERLEKLRGELADQKEKLNELSARWQSEKTAIDAVRDLKEQLEQLRGEADRAERDSDLGRAAELRYGKIPSLEKDLAAALEKTGTDPGQDVMLQEEVGPDDVAQVVSSWTGIPAGRMLEGETAKLLRMEDELGQRVIGQKAPVQAVSDAVRRARAGVADPNRPLGSFLFLGPTGVGKTELAKALAEFLFDDERAMVRIDMSEYGEKHSVARLVGAPPGYVGYESGGQLTEAVRRRPYAVVLFDEVEKAHPDVFDVLLQVLDEGRLTDGQGRTVDFRNTILILTSNLGSGGDKDQVMAAVRAAFKPEFINRLDDVVIFDALSPEELVSIVDIQLAQLGKRLAQRRLDLEVTPKAKEWLAERGFDPLYGARPLRRLVQQAIGDQLAKSLLAGKIHDGDVVPVDVGADGESLVLG; encoded by the coding sequence GTGGACAGCTTCAACCCGACCACCAAGACACAGGCAGCACTGAGCACTGCCGTGCAGGCGGCGGCCGCTGCCGGCAATTCCGACGTACGTCCCGCACACATCCTGGTGGCGCTGCTCGATCAGTCCGACGGCATTGCCGCACCGCTGCTCAAAGCGGTCGGCGTGGATCCGTCGACCGTTCGCGCGCAGGCCCAGGGGCTGGTGGACCGGGCGCCGACGGTGGCCAGCGCGAGCGCGCAGCCGCAACTCTCCCGCGAGTCGATCGCGGCGATCACCGCAGCTCAGCAGCTGGCCGGTGAGCTCAGTGACGAATACGTCTCCACCGAGCACATCCTCGTCGGCCTGGCCACCGGCGACTCTGATACCGCCAAATTGCTGGCCAACGCGGGCGCGACGCCGCAGGCCTTGCAGGAGGCGTTCGTCGCCGTGCGCGGTAATGCCCGCGTGACCACGCCCGACCCCGAACAGACCTATCAGGCGCTGGAGAAGTACTCCACCGACCTGACCGCCGCGGCGCGAGAGGGCAAACTCGACCCGGTCATCGGTCGTGACACCGAGATCCGCCGCGTGGTGCAGGTGCTCTCGCGCCGCACCAAGAACAACCCGGTTCTCATCGGTGAGCCCGGCGTCGGCAAGACGGCGATCGTCGAAGGACTGGCCCAGCGGATCATCGCGGGCGACGTCCCCGAATCGCTGCGGAACAAGACGGTCATCTCCCTCGACATGGGATCGATGGTCGCCGGAGCCAAGTATCGCGGCGAGTTCGAGGAGCGGCTGAAGGCCGTGCTCGACGAGATCAAGGGGTCGGCCGGACAGGTCATCACCTTCATCGACGAGTTGCACACCATCGTGGGTGCAGGCGCGACCGGCGACTCCGCGATGGATGCCGGCAACATGATCAAGCCGATGCTCGCCCGCGGTGAGCTGCGGCTGGTCGGCGCCACCACGCTGGAGGAGTACCGCCAGTACATCGAGAAGGACGCCGCGCTCGAACGCCGGTTCCAGCAGGTGTACGTCGGTGAGCCGACGGTGGAGGACACCATCGGCATCCTGCGTGGGCTCAAGGACCGCTACGAGGTCCACCACGGCGTGCGCATCACCGACTCCGCGCTGGTGTCGGCGGCCACACTCTCGGACCGATACATCACCGCGCGCTTCCTGCCCGACAAGGCCATCGACCTCGTCGACGAGGCCGCGTCGCGGCTGCGCATGGAGATCGATTCGCGCCCCGTCGAGATCGACGAGGTGGAACGGATCGTCCGGCGGCTCGAGGTCGAGGAGGTCGCCTTGGAAAAGGAGACCGACGCGGCATCGAAGGAGCGACTGGAGAAGCTGCGCGGCGAACTGGCCGACCAGAAGGAGAAGCTCAACGAGCTCTCCGCGCGCTGGCAGTCGGAGAAGACCGCCATCGATGCGGTCCGTGATCTCAAGGAGCAGCTGGAACAGCTTCGTGGAGAGGCGGATCGGGCCGAGCGTGACAGCGATCTGGGCCGTGCGGCGGAACTCCGCTACGGCAAGATCCCGAGCCTGGAGAAGGACCTGGCGGCCGCGCTGGAGAAGACCGGCACCGATCCTGGCCAGGACGTGATGTTGCAGGAGGAGGTCGGTCCCGACGACGTGGCGCAGGTCGTGTCGTCGTGGACGGGTATCCCGGCCGGCCGCATGCTGGAAGGCGAGACCGCCAAGCTGCTGCGGATGGAAGATGAACTCGGACAACGGGTCATCGGCCAGAAGGCGCCGGTGCAGGCGGTGTCCGACGCGGTGCGTCGAGCGCGTGCCGGTGTCGCGGACCCCAACCGTCCGCTGGGATCGTTCCTGTTCCTCGGACCGACCGGCGTCGGCAAGACCGAGCTTGCGAAGGCGTTGGCGGAGTTCCTGTTCGACGACGAGCGTGCGATGGTGCGGATCGACATGAGTGAGTACGGCGAGAAGCACAGCGTCGCAAGGCTCGTCGGTGCGCCTCCCGGCTACGTCGGGTACGAGTCCGGCGGTCAGCTGACCGAGGCGGTGCGGCGACGTCCGTACGCGGTGGTGCTGTTCGACGAGGTCGAGAAGGCGCACCCGGACGTATTCGACGTGCTGCTGCAGGTCCTCGACGAAGGACGCTTGACCGACGGTCAGGGCCGCACGGTCGACTTCCGCAACACCATCCTCATCCTCACGTCGAACCTCGGCTCGGGTGGTGACAAGGACCAGGTGATGGCGGCGGTCCGCGCAGCCTTCAAGCCGGAGTTCATCAACCGGCTCGACGACGTCGTGATCTTCGACGCGCTGAGCCCCGAGGAGCTCGTGTCCATCGTCGACATCCAGCTCGCACAGCTCGGCAAGCGCCTCGCGCAGCGTCGGCTGGACCTCGAGGTGACGCCGAAGGCCAAGGAATGGCTGGCCGAGCGTGGCTTCGATCCCTTGTACGGTGCCCGTCCGCTACGCCGGCTGGTGCAGCAGGCGATCGGTGATCAGCTCGCGAAGTCGTTGCTGGCCGGCAAGATCCACGACGGTGACGTGGTGCCGGTCGATGTCGGTGCCGACGGAGAGTCGTTGGTGCTCGGCTGA
- a CDS encoding alpha/beta hydrolase fold domain-containing protein yields the protein MDLSTDSRMNPDLLATLKRFGFAANSGPSTVDRTSSHADRLAVVATTEQGFETFYAALNETPSGGPAVERTTEKVRGVDGNDIALNIFRPAGTTGPLPAVIYLHGGGMTMLAVDGPVHNGWCMALAGAGLVVVAVDFRNAGGVGGPHPFPAGLNDCLSALGWVHAERERLGISTIVLQGESGGGNLALATALKAAGDGTIGMVDGVYAMVPFISGGYAWSDERKLRELPSMIENDGYFASCSRLDVLAATYDPEFGNADNPLCWPYFASVDDLRGLPPHVISVNELDPLRDEGRAYFRKLVQAGVVAHGRVNLGLTHAAETIFPTSVREAHEATIADIKRFADGL from the coding sequence ATGGATCTCTCCACTGACAGTCGGATGAACCCTGATCTGCTCGCAACGCTGAAGCGTTTCGGGTTCGCCGCGAACAGTGGACCGTCGACGGTGGATCGCACCAGTTCGCATGCCGACCGGCTGGCCGTGGTGGCCACCACTGAGCAGGGCTTCGAGACCTTCTACGCCGCATTGAACGAGACGCCTTCTGGCGGTCCCGCCGTCGAGCGGACCACCGAGAAGGTTCGAGGTGTCGACGGCAACGACATCGCCCTCAACATCTTTCGCCCTGCCGGAACCACTGGGCCGCTGCCGGCGGTGATCTACCTGCACGGTGGCGGCATGACGATGCTCGCTGTCGACGGCCCTGTTCACAACGGCTGGTGCATGGCACTCGCCGGTGCCGGGCTGGTGGTGGTCGCCGTGGACTTCCGCAATGCCGGTGGTGTCGGCGGTCCTCACCCGTTCCCCGCCGGACTGAACGACTGCCTCAGCGCACTCGGCTGGGTGCACGCCGAGCGGGAGCGATTGGGCATCTCGACGATCGTTCTCCAGGGCGAGTCGGGTGGTGGAAATCTCGCGCTGGCAACTGCGTTGAAAGCGGCCGGCGACGGGACCATCGGCATGGTCGACGGTGTCTACGCCATGGTGCCGTTCATCAGCGGTGGTTATGCGTGGAGCGATGAACGAAAGCTGCGAGAGTTGCCGTCGATGATCGAGAACGACGGGTACTTCGCCTCGTGCTCGAGACTCGATGTCCTCGCAGCCACCTACGACCCGGAATTCGGAAATGCCGACAATCCGCTGTGCTGGCCGTACTTCGCCAGTGTCGACGACCTTCGCGGACTGCCGCCTCACGTCATCTCCGTGAACGAACTCGACCCGCTCCGCGATGAGGGCAGAGCCTATTTCCGGAAGCTTGTTCAGGCAGGCGTCGTCGCCCATGGGCGTGTGAACCTGGGCCTCACCCATGCTGCCGAGACCATCTTCCCGACGTCGGTCCGCGAGGCGCATGAAGCGACCATTGCCGACATCAAACGGTTCGCGGACGGTCTTTGA